A region of the Mycteria americana isolate JAX WOST 10 ecotype Jacksonville Zoo and Gardens chromosome 24, USCA_MyAme_1.0, whole genome shotgun sequence genome:
AAAAAGATTGGCCCTGTTTTGTGGCTGCAGTTAGAGTTGGCTTGAGTGTGAGGGTAAGTAATTGTGggttttatttaaagagaaaatgctgtaAGATAATGTGTGGTCTAAgtcttgggtttttcttctttctcgcTAGAAAAACTCGCTCAAGCAAAAGAGGAGAACTTGGGGTTGCATCAGACACTGGACCAAACGCTAAACGAACTGAACTGTATATGAGATGGCGGAGAGCTCTCGGCGGCCAACAGAAACCGACGCCTGTATCCGCGTTTACCGTAtcgttcccctctctctctctctctctatccTGGGAAAAACTACCGGGTTACGGACAGCACGGACGCGCGGGAGGCTTTGGGCGGAACTCGACGGCGGTCTCACACCTCTGCCGCTGGCAGCgcggccccgagccccgcggcACGCCTCTTCCGGAGGCGGCGACCACCAAGGCTCCCGCAGGGCGTGGGAGAGCGCGAGCCGTGCCGGAGCCCCGTGAGCCCCCCGGTTTGTCATCTCCGCCGCTTATCGGCCGCGCGGCTGTCGCTTTTCCTCGCGGTCGCTTCGTCGTTTCTGTGTAAGCTGCACCCCAGCAGTTCCGCCGGCCTCCGCGCTGCGCCTGTTACTGACGTTTCATATTAAACAATTTCTTACAGTACCGAGGTCTCCTCCTGGTCTGTTCGGGTGACGTCACGAACCAGCGGGCAGTTAAAGACGTGACGTCGCTACTTAACCGCCCCGCCCAGCCCGGCCTCGCCTCGCGGCTCCATCGCCGCACGCGCCTTCCGCCCGCAGCAGGAAGTGACGCTCGGCCGGCTACGCGCAGCGGGGGGAGCCGCCAATCGCGCCGCCGCTTACACGCCGGGCGAAGGCCGCCCGCCAATGGCGCGTCGGCTCCAGCGCTCTTCCGGTCGGGCTCTGCGGTGACGCGCGCTGGGCTCAGCCAATAAGCGCGCGGCGGGCGGTGatgggcggcgggcgcggcccgtgaggcggcgcggggggcgggcgcggccggaGGGGCGGTGCCCGCGAACATGGCGAAGACGTACGACTATCTCTTCAAGCTGCTGCTCATCGGCGACTCGGGCGTGGGGAAGACGTGCGCGCTCTTCCGCTTCTCCGAGGACGCCTTCAACGCCACCTTCATCTCCACCATCGGTGAGCGAGGGagggccgggcgggggctgcgcccagcccagcccagccgaggtgaccggcccggcccgggccccgccggccggtGGCTGTGCCtggcgcggccggcggcgggtccGGCTCCGGGCCTGGAAGCGGCTCGTTCCGCCCGGAGGAGATCCATGGCGGAGGACGCGGCTCCTGGCtcgggcggcgggagcggagggGGCGGGTTCGCCGGGTGACCCGGCGGCTGCCGAGGCTCGGCGctggggcagcggcgggcgcgcAGCCCGGCCGTGCAGCCGCCCCTCGGCTCCGGCTGCCGTCGCTCGTAAAGGGCCGTTGCTGATTGCCTGGGCGCGTCCCGGCAGGGAGACGGGCAGAGGCTCGGCCGGCGCCGCGGTGCCTCGGGTCGCCCTTGGCTTCGCTGCTGAGCGCGGGCTGCGTCCGGGGGCTCGCCGGGCCTCGTAGCGGAGGGGGAGGGCGCTCTGGGGGTGCTCCGCCCGAGACGGCGAAAACCTCAGCAGCGGCGTGAGGGGGAAGAGCGTTAACGTGGTCTTCGGCAGAACCCGTGAGTGACTCGGTTGCTTCTCTTTTCAggtattgattttaaaattagaacTATAGAGCTAGATGGCAAGAAAATTAAACTACAGATATGGTAAGACTTTTCTTCTAAACCTCCCGGGGTTGATGTCTGATAACGTGCTGTCCGTacggggtgggtgtgtgtgtgggggggttatCATTATGTTTTTACTCCTGTCGTGCTCTTCAGCAGTTAACGATAGCTTAGAAACTAAGTGACAGTTTTAGTGTCGCTTAGTGACATCAAAAGCCCGGTCCAacaatatttaatgaaaacttttggTGGCTTTGGCTTGAGCGTGGGGGCGTAGGTGGTTTGCGTGAGCCCCGTGTTCTGTCTGTTGCAGGGACACAGCCGGGCAGGAGCGATTTCGAACCATCACAACCGCCTACTACAGGGGAGCAATGGTAGGAGCGACGCGGGTCGCGCTACACCGAAACGGGGCGGTTCAGCTTTCGCAGTCAAATCAGCTGGGTTTCGGGTGGAACGCACACAACTGCCTCTCTTCCGCCATGTAAACTCGGCCTAGTTTACGGTTGTGCTCCCATTTCAAGCGgtgccagagctgtgctgggaccACGCGGGTGCTCTGAGAGGCAGCTTTCCTCCACGACGCGCTCTGTAAATACACGTCCCGCACGCCTTACCTGGCGAGGCAGACGTAGAACTAGTTCTACGTAGAACTGTGAACCGGCTTTTTTAGAAACGGTCCTTGTTAAGTCACTCCTTTCTGCTATGGATAAGTCTTTAACTCTTGGTTAAACTAATGTTAGCCGAAACAATCTGTCTCCTTCTTAATCCTCAGGGCATTATGTTAGTCTATGACATCACCaatgaaaaatcttttgaaaatattcGGAACTGGGTCAGGAATATTGAAGAGGTAATTTCTCTATTCACTTACTGAATATTAAAGATGCTATTTCTTCCTCCTAAAGCAGTTGAAACCCAAAATGCCTCAGAATTGTTAAGTTTCTCTTGCATTCTTGCGCCGGAGGGTACCTGGCGAATAAATTGAATGAAAATCAGCAATAACTTCTGAAATGTCTCGGTTAACAGTAACTCGTTGCGCTGGCACACGAGAGCCAGCTGTGGGGACTGTCACCCTTCTGGTGATGAGGGGACCTGAAAGATGGTGTTTTCCTGCCGCGACAGGCGACCCGAGAGCTGTCGTTGTGGGGGACGCGCGCTGGGCTGCCAGCGcctgcagggaggtgctgggatgAAGGGTTTGGGGGAGCCCGTAAACCCGCAGAAGACGCTTAGCACCGGCATCTCCACGTGCAGTACTTGCTGTGTGCCTCGTCTTCTCAGCAGCGTGTGTCTGAAAACACCCAAGCCAAAGTCCTTTCTTTGATCTGTTTCTGTCTCAGCACGCTTCTCCAGATGTGGAAAAAATGATCCTTGGGAACAAGTGTGATGCAAATGACAAAAGACAAGTCTCGAGAGAGCAAGGGGAGAAGGTGAGTGCCGCAGCTTTAATGTAGGTCAACTTAGACTTTTCAGAGTATGAGAGTTGCATTCGTTACTGTCTGTACGCTTCTTTGGCACCTTGGTGGTATTTCGACACGAGCTATTGAACGTTTCCCAAGCTGTAGGCGCAATACATTCCCCGCTCTGATAAAAAGAGGAGTCTGCGTTAAGAATTCTTGTCGGTCGTCTGGTCGAGATGTGTTAGGTGCAAAGCAAcgagctggatttttttcttagaagaaggaagaaaaagcacaacTTTTAGGAATTGTCCCTTTCTGGCTGAAAGCCACTGGGACAAGGTAGACAGGATTGTCTTTTCTGGCATCAGATGTGACTTAGTCAAGGTAGAGAAGGTGCCTCTGCGCACTGCGGATGTTACAAGACGGCCAAGGTATCTATGCTcgaacaaaaaaatgaaaaggcaaaggaGCAGATTAAAGTGCGCGCAGGGCGTAAAGCAACAGAACAAAGCCCAGTAAGAAGAGATGCTAACGGGAACGAGGTTCAGTTCCTGATTTCTGCAAGTTGTTCTGCTTGAGTAAATCCCCAGGTTGGTGTGAGTCACACCGGGGGGCGGGTCCGGCGCAGTCGGTTATATTTAGAGCTGTTCCCGCAATTACCCAACTAACGTGACACCTGCTTTTGTTCAGCTTGCTGCAAGTTTTGGAATTAAATTTATGGAGACCAGCGCAAAAGCAAATATAAACATAGAGAATGTAAGTACTGTCACCTGTCTCTTATATTTATTGTCTTATTTGTGCAAACAAGCAATAGAGACGCTTGCCTGTCCTGGCTGGATGCAACGCTCAGTTTTTAGATAGTTCAGATTTATTAAGGACATATCTGTGCATTCCACGAAGGTGTTGTCTAACCAGCGTTATGCTAATTTATTTAAATGGCACTTGGTGCTTAGAGCGTAACACGAGGGTGTTACAGCAAACTGCGTTAGAGCAGCACACCGAACAACGCGGCTTATATCTTTGCGCTCAGTAACATGATCGGTACAGGGCGACGTTTTGCCGCTCTGTCAACCCTGGGTGTGCCTGCCGTGGGTGGTGTGTGCTGCTGTGGCTTCCAGGCTCAGAAAAAAGGTAGCGGAGTTAGAAAAGGAGTGTTAAAacctggagcagggggagaaaaCCTGAAAACTTGACATTCTTTGGGAGTTCAGTATATGTAGAAACTCGGGAAGGCAGCTTATggctaaataaaaatgttagagTATATTTTATTTACCAGGTAACACTGAACTGTTCTACTTGTCACAGGCATTTTTCACTCTTGCAAGAGATATCAAAGCAAAAATGGACAAGAAGTTGGTGAGTAACCTTTACTGGGCCCACGCTGTCTTTAAATAGGAAGGAAAACCCAAGCAAAAGCCAAATAAATAGCAAGTACTGTTTCACAGTGTACAAAAATATTCAGTGGTCTCTTTCAGGGGGGATGCGCTGAAGGTTATAGAAGTGTATTTTTAGTTTTGTCAAGCTATGCTCTGACCTTGGCTTATAACAATTGTCTCTGCGTTTCAGGAATTAGCTGAGggtttctaaataaaattatcttttatttgttttattggAAGTCAGGTGAGCGGTAGGGCAGTGCAGTGACGTTTCTTGCTCTTGCAGTCTGAAAAATGGAATCCTATAAATCGGGCATATAGGAGGCCCACTTCATACTTCGGGGTAGCCTTCAAACTAGTACATTTAGTTacgttttatttttatgttttatggtttttactcattttttaaggaatttaaaaataggtaaagaacaaaatttttttgGAACTTTTGCAAAAGCGTCCTGAGAAATGATTGGGTTACCTTTCGTACAACAAATACATGTGGATCGATGTCAGTTTGTTCCTTACGAAATGAAGCTAACGAAGATTCCTTCGACTTTTACCGAGCATTCCACCTTCGTCTGACCAGACGTGTGCTGACAGAGCTGTGGTGGTTTGGGTCTTGCTGACGATTCTGAAGTGTTTCGGCAAAAGCCAAACGTgtcctgtaattttctttttctttttttttttttaatctcggCTGTCTTTGGGTTTATAGAAGGAAGAAGGACAGGCGCAGCGCGCGTCAGCCGAAGCCAACAGGAGCAGGTGCAGTTCTCTGCCTTCTCGTAGTGGCTGACGCAAGGCTTGGATAACCGAGTGAAGACTCCTGTTGATTTTAGTGATGGGTTTTGTAGGTGGCAGGCTTGATTCGACAAAACGAATAGATGACGTATGGATGCTAGAAGCTGTTAAGTGTAAATGAGTAACTCCGTATTCTTTGCGTCTTCAGGAAGGCAATAGCCCGCAAGGCAGCAACCAGGGAGTCAAAATCACACCAgaccagcaaaagaaaagcagctttttccgATGTGTTCTTCTGTGAGGGACACGGCCTTAATCTGAGCATCTGCTCAACCGAACTGGACTGTGCCTGTTCTGAGTGAGATGTCCTCTGTCTGTGGACTTAGCATTTTCAACATACCTTGTCACTTTGTGACCACCTGAAtaagaaattgtttattttagtaattGTCTGACTCTTCAATTTTGGAGatgaaacaagtttatttttgtcAAGATTGCCACTGGGCATGTGTATTGTCTAGCAGAGGGAGTACAGATCAAATGTGACCTGTGTACAGCACCTTTGCTGACAGGCTTCAATCTTTTTGTTCGTATCTGTAATGTATCCAAATTAGAAAGATTAAGTTATGATCAAAATAAGGAAGTGAAATGCCAATATTAATAAAGTACAGGTATGTGTACATGATACATGTGCATATCCACATCTATAGATGCTTACAGAACGATCGCATCAAAATGTCAAATAAATGCACTTAGTAAGCAGTACAGGCTTATACCTTTTCAGAAGGTACAAGGAAGCTTTCTGCATCTCCACCTCTTTGCTACTGCAGAGAAAACCCTCTATCTGCCTGGTACTTATTCAGTTGTGTTATTCTAGACAATCCACAAGTACaattgaagtttaaaaaaaaaaaatcctcctcaaAGGAATATCTATTTTTTTACAAAACCAAAGTGTGCTGTAAATATAATGGATCCTTACCATCAGGAATTACTTTATCCGTGTTAGACCTGACCATGCTTGATTAAGTACTCCAGACGTTTAGACACGTTTCACAGGAGATGAACGCTACAGAGAGTCCCGTGCCCGTGAGCTGGCGTCTGTTTGTAGAGAACCAGACCCTGATTAGGGTAGGGACGCTGCCTCCAAATTTGTAACGTTACAACGGGCGGCTCTTTCTTCTCCAGTTGAGAATGACTCTAGATCTGTCATGATGTAGtagcagtagctggttttaaaGTGTGACAAGAAAATGTATTGCACTGCTTCCAGTTGTGTGTTCTCATGCACACTTGCTCACATATGCAAATAAATGTTGCACATATGaacactttctgaaaacaaactttttaaaactgagatttgCCTTGCTGCTGCGTATTGATCATTTCAGATTCCAGGCAGCAACAAACCTGTTAGTGTGCATCAATGCAAATGATGTTTAGTCCTCAGCGGAAATATTCTATGTATTTATTCCTATAAACACAGTCTATTACATTCCGATGTATAAAATGTAACAGCCAAGTAAAGCTCCTAGGTAGCTAATTGCTCTCGGTTCAGAGGCTGCAAGCCTGACTCTTAATTAGACTGACAAAAGGAGCCAGTAAGAACCATCTGCTTCAAAGTCTGCTGTCAACTGATTGGGATTACGGTGTATTGAATTCAAATGAACGTATCAGCTGTGTCCTGCAACTCACTGGAATTGTTAACATGCTTTGTTTACATTGACAACTGCACTTAAGGGTAAAATTAAAGCTGATTTTAAAGTTAATGAATTTACTcaccagttttgttttcttcaagtttGTGGTATTACATTCTGGCCTCAAAGTAGCACTCGTTAAGTGTTACTGCAGTTAAAGATCTATCAGATTCATAATTAAACTTTATAAATCTGCAGCATGCAATTGGGCTCAACAGGAATATTGCCTGTtttgctaaaatggaaaaaagaaattttactgtGTAAGTTACTCgtttataaaaatgcattttataggctaccaacctttttttttatttttaatagctagcAAATTACAATGAGCTCTGTTCAGGATTAAAATCATACATAAagctttcctctttccccctcttatgatgggggtttttttgtttacttgtggCTTTT
Encoded here:
- the RAB8A gene encoding ras-related protein Rab-8A isoform X1, whose protein sequence is MAKTYDYLFKLLLIGDSGVGKTCALFRFSEDAFNATFISTIGIDFKIRTIELDGKKIKLQIWDTAGQERFRTITTAYYRGAMGIMLVYDITNEKSFENIRNWVRNIEEHASPDVEKMILGNKCDANDKRQVSREQGEKLAASFGIKFMETSAKANINIENAFFTLARDIKAKMDKKLEGNSPQGSNQGVKITPDQQKKSSFFRCVLL
- the RAB8A gene encoding ras-related protein Rab-8A isoform X2, which translates into the protein MAKTYDYLFKLLLIGDSGVGKTCALFRFSEDAFNATFISTIGIDFKIRTIELDGKKIKLQIWDTAGQERFRTITTAYYRGAMGIMLVYDITNEKSFENIRNWVRNIEEHASPDVEKMILGNKCDANDKRQVSREQGEKLAASFGIKFMETSAKANINIENAFFTLARDIKAKMDKKLKEEGQAQRASAEANRSRCSSLPSRSG